From the Marinomonas sp. THO17 genome, one window contains:
- a CDS encoding ion channel codes for MNSLGLLLKRKNSRRRFRQQVHLHETHDLNTRLLLLAIVIAVHSIAMVFFEDLNWWQAFWLTMTSASTTGYGDLSAASFWGQFCTIVLIYGMGITLLAQIASDYVELRLMRKEMRIKGRMRWDQMQDHVLIINTPKYDTERYLERLINQINQTPELTDTPIQILTTAFPEGLPVNLRSQGVVHHTGDALEDGMLESAGAHKAKYIIALTPDSRNAHGDSLIFDLLHRIKQIGSNAFILAEAINDNNRLRFKSAGAQAVIRPIRAYPEMLVRSLIAPGTEQVLEDLFRHQGDHTIRLDVELENLVWADIVTTLIQQDVGTALGYITLNNDIVTHPNAKETIQAKGLIILVNDNQATPGSSRIRQLFSNQFNSIV; via the coding sequence ATGAACTCTCTCGGACTTTTATTAAAACGCAAAAACAGTCGCCGTCGTTTTCGTCAGCAAGTGCATCTTCATGAAACCCATGATTTGAATACACGTTTGCTGCTATTGGCAATCGTCATAGCTGTGCATAGCATTGCTATGGTGTTCTTTGAAGACTTAAATTGGTGGCAAGCTTTTTGGCTGACGATGACGTCGGCCAGTACTACAGGCTATGGTGACTTATCAGCCGCCAGCTTTTGGGGACAATTCTGTACCATTGTACTGATTTATGGCATGGGCATTACCTTGTTAGCCCAAATTGCCAGTGATTACGTTGAACTTAGACTAATGCGCAAAGAAATGCGCATAAAAGGCCGCATGAGGTGGGATCAAATGCAAGATCATGTTCTTATTATTAATACACCAAAATACGATACCGAACGCTATCTTGAGCGTCTGATTAATCAGATCAACCAAACACCAGAATTAACCGACACCCCCATTCAGATTTTAACCACAGCTTTTCCAGAAGGCTTACCAGTCAACTTACGTTCTCAGGGAGTGGTACATCACACAGGAGACGCTTTAGAAGACGGCATGTTGGAATCTGCAGGTGCTCATAAAGCCAAGTACATCATTGCATTAACCCCCGACAGCCGTAATGCACACGGTGACAGTTTGATTTTTGATCTTTTACATCGTATCAAACAAATTGGTAGTAATGCCTTTATCCTAGCCGAAGCCATCAATGACAATAATCGTCTACGCTTTAAATCCGCCGGTGCGCAGGCTGTGATTCGCCCTATTCGAGCTTATCCTGAAATGCTGGTACGTTCACTTATCGCGCCAGGAACTGAGCAAGTGTTGGAAGACTTATTTCGTCATCAAGGAGACCATACCATCAGATTAGACGTTGAATTGGAAAATTTAGTCTGGGCTGACATAGTGACCACCTTGATTCAACAAGACGTGGGGACAGCATTAGGTTACATCACTCTAAACAATGACATTGTGACGCACCCTAACGCAAAAGAAACAATTCAGGCAAAAGGTTTGATCATTCTGGTGAACGACAATCAAGCGACT
- the trmL gene encoding tRNA (uridine(34)/cytosine(34)/5-carboxymethylaminomethyluridine(34)-2'-O)-methyltransferase TrmL: protein MLHIVLYQPEIPPNTGNVIRLCANTGYQLHLIEPLGFELEDKKLRRAGLDYHEFTRLKRYPDFQAFLDQNKTATVYALTTRGSHTHSEAEFAPNDVLVFGPETRGLPIEFIEALPPAQRLRLPMQANSRSLNLSNTVAVMVYESWRQLGYAMSDQVIE from the coding sequence ATGTTACACATTGTGCTTTACCAACCTGAAATTCCACCCAACACTGGCAATGTCATCCGTCTTTGTGCCAATACGGGTTATCAACTTCATCTGATTGAGCCACTTGGTTTTGAGTTAGAAGATAAAAAACTGCGTCGTGCTGGTTTGGATTATCATGAGTTTACTCGCCTAAAACGTTACCCTGATTTTCAAGCCTTTTTAGACCAAAACAAGACGGCCACAGTCTACGCGCTGACAACCCGCGGAAGTCATACCCATAGTGAAGCTGAGTTTGCACCAAATGATGTTTTGGTGTTTGGCCCAGAAACTCGAGGCCTACCCATAGAATTTATTGAAGCCTTACCACCAGCACAACGTTTGCGCTTACCTATGCAAGCTAATTCACGCAGTTTAAACTTATCCAATACAGTCGCTGTAATGGTGTACGAATCATGGCGTCAACTTGGCTACGCTATGTCAGATCAAGTGATTGAATAG
- a CDS encoding tyrosine-type recombinase/integrase has protein sequence MAYPKKNAKADNHIWRLEDNRYLVELRLDGGYGKLHRKIHDTLRAAKIYRDGLFAKKAADADFNPHKKRDKRTLSSLIDTWEMLFARELKDGVKRTSKLRFLCQEWGNPEYHNISARSFMEFRQRRLDNGLSLNTVNHDLAYLKAMFNKLVKLKELTDNPLKEVELFTLEQSEIRYLELSEIHRFLRELQQSTSRDAYIVSRICLETGCRINEAQTLRNSQVKGGVIQFARTKNSESRAVPISQELDQLIKQDRPRRGKLFGASITKAFKTACNNAHIDLPKGQATHIMRHSFSVHFMRAKGSILDLQKILGHKTLAMTLRYAQFHPDYLADAKVKNPIAQIQHKKNS, from the coding sequence ATGGCATACCCTAAAAAAAACGCCAAAGCCGACAACCACATCTGGCGTCTGGAAGACAACCGCTATCTGGTCGAACTTAGACTGGATGGGGGTTATGGCAAGCTACACCGCAAAATCCACGATACCCTAAGAGCCGCTAAAATTTATCGTGATGGACTGTTTGCCAAAAAAGCCGCCGATGCGGACTTCAACCCACATAAAAAGCGCGACAAACGCACCCTATCCAGCCTCATCGACACCTGGGAAATGCTGTTTGCTCGGGAACTCAAAGACGGCGTAAAACGCACCTCCAAACTGCGTTTTCTTTGCCAAGAGTGGGGCAACCCGGAATACCACAACATCAGTGCACGCAGTTTTATGGAATTTCGCCAACGCCGCCTCGATAACGGTTTGAGTCTCAATACCGTCAACCACGACCTGGCCTACCTCAAAGCCATGTTTAACAAACTGGTAAAACTCAAAGAGCTCACTGACAATCCGCTCAAAGAAGTAGAACTTTTTACCCTAGAACAATCTGAAATACGCTATCTGGAACTGAGCGAAATCCATCGCTTTCTCAGAGAGCTGCAACAAAGTACCAGTCGTGATGCCTATATAGTCAGCCGTATTTGTTTGGAAACAGGCTGTCGTATCAACGAAGCGCAAACCCTTAGAAACAGTCAAGTCAAAGGCGGCGTCATTCAATTTGCTCGCACCAAAAACTCCGAATCCCGTGCCGTGCCGATCAGTCAAGAACTCGATCAACTCATCAAACAAGATCGTCCTCGCCGCGGCAAACTGTTTGGCGCCAGCATCACCAAAGCCTTCAAAACCGCCTGCAACAACGCCCACATCGACCTTCCCAAAGGCCAAGCCACACACATCATGCGCCACTCCTTCTCGGTGCACTTCATGCGCGCCAAAGGCAGCATCCTCGACCTACAAAAAATCCTCGGCCACAAAACCCTCGCCATGACACTGCGCTATGCACAGTTTCACCCCGACTACCTGGCCGACGCCAAAGTTAAAAACCCAATTGCACAAATACAACACAAAAAAAATAGTTAA
- a CDS encoding helix-turn-helix transcriptional regulator produces MTSNDLVKERLKWMRKTEGLTQDEFANLVNIPVGTCRNVEQNGTVSFAQLHKIFQQPRFARYLMWFFQGNSYPSIGQISPDIMLDIKQELKKSNPDFNKYQEVTDEQVKQQLDNYQSHQPADFGVAQKVLEDITNAAKESLNRHGIP; encoded by the coding sequence ATGACCTCAAACGACCTCGTAAAAGAACGACTGAAATGGATGAGAAAAACCGAAGGGCTGACCCAAGATGAATTTGCGAACCTAGTAAATATTCCGGTCGGCACCTGCCGTAATGTTGAGCAAAACGGTACCGTCTCTTTCGCGCAACTGCACAAAATATTCCAACAACCCCGCTTCGCCCGCTACCTGATGTGGTTTTTCCAAGGCAACAGCTATCCCAGTATTGGTCAGATCAGCCCAGACATCATGTTAGACATCAAGCAAGAATTGAAGAAAAGCAACCCGGATTTCAACAAATACCAAGAAGTGACGGACGAACAAGTCAAGCAACAACTGGATAACTACCAAAGTCACCAACCCGCTGACTTTGGCGTCGCCCAAAAAGTCTTGGAAGACATCACCAACGCTGCTAAGGAGAGCCTAAACCGACATGGCATACCCTAA
- a CDS encoding toprim domain-containing protein, which translates to MSEQQLIDDIHARLASEFGFKVSGQHVRGRCPSCGEKEAWTSVAAPWVVFCGRANKCGETHTARALFGDLFEHFSARFPTTPDDPNATARAYLTQERRFDLAVIKDAWQQGYLPLKDGSLTPTVRFPLWGNAYWERVIDRSAMSLLPASCQGKTHFSAGARYRGKGWAVPGQVLEKGDQVLIVEGIFHAIALAMVGVKAIAAFSCQNFPSEWVAQYAHLKLTWVLAYDHDDAGIKAIKKWRQVLQEQGLKTKVMLTPNKHLDWDDCLRNQAFEQEKFWLDCEYRGHLAVAETAMDYAFHRYRRGRQNYMLFAFEHAYWVCYADEVQKALGETDIHSASGQRVFVQAANVKKVSNCLPQFLYQERDDVMGDKWYVFKVSYQNNHADELISLEGSNLESPSAFNKSLLNKAAGGVFNGSKAEMDILLDRWFKQIKTIHSMPYVGYNAEFSVYVYQSFAIHKGREIPLNGEGYFDLGSLGVKTSMKSPAIVYGEPFTGEWFADLQAAFGENGLVVLGFWTATLFVQQIRKQHKSFPFLEMTGEPGAGKSTLIETLWHLLGRDYEGFDPQKATKAGIRRAFNQVSNLPVVLIEGDHMAQVDHKQRGFTFDSIKPLYDGRGTGTLGIAKRGNDTDEPMFNGALVIAQNASVTGEEALMERIVHLFFRTAPLSTRAQAMRLRNASLKEMAGYLPHVLKQEQAYLAAFFAYTERYDAAFRAEEGVDQIKQRLIFNHAQVMASVAALGLFFPQLETALSQVYDLLLSRLRQRHQRLAGDSALLEQFWEIFHYIDEGVATADSRFVAEQATRLNHHRQPERYIAINLNDFYEQCRKHNQPLLELQELKRQLPSSRTYKFIERKKYRSALTEKVSNCWLFARQTSSAG; encoded by the coding sequence ATGTCTGAACAACAATTGATTGATGATATTCATGCACGCTTAGCGTCTGAATTTGGTTTTAAAGTGTCTGGGCAGCATGTGCGAGGACGTTGCCCAAGTTGTGGAGAAAAGGAGGCATGGACCAGTGTGGCGGCGCCTTGGGTGGTTTTTTGTGGGCGTGCTAACAAATGCGGTGAAACCCATACCGCAAGAGCCTTGTTTGGCGATTTATTTGAGCATTTTTCAGCGCGTTTTCCGACCACGCCGGATGACCCCAATGCCACGGCAAGGGCGTATTTAACGCAAGAACGTCGCTTTGATTTGGCGGTGATTAAAGATGCCTGGCAACAGGGCTATTTGCCCTTAAAAGACGGTTCTCTGACGCCGACCGTACGGTTTCCCTTGTGGGGAAATGCCTATTGGGAGCGGGTGATTGATCGTTCGGCCATGAGCTTGTTACCCGCCAGCTGTCAGGGCAAAACCCATTTTAGTGCTGGCGCACGGTATCGCGGCAAAGGTTGGGCGGTGCCTGGGCAAGTATTGGAAAAGGGCGATCAGGTACTGATTGTGGAAGGAATTTTCCATGCGATTGCCTTGGCTATGGTGGGCGTCAAGGCGATTGCGGCGTTTTCTTGTCAAAATTTTCCTAGTGAATGGGTAGCGCAATATGCGCATTTGAAGCTCACTTGGGTGCTGGCTTATGACCATGATGACGCGGGCATCAAAGCTATTAAGAAGTGGCGACAAGTGTTGCAAGAACAAGGGTTGAAAACCAAGGTGATGCTCACCCCCAATAAGCATCTGGATTGGGATGACTGTTTGCGTAATCAGGCGTTTGAACAGGAAAAGTTTTGGTTAGATTGTGAATACCGCGGGCATTTGGCGGTGGCGGAAACGGCAATGGATTATGCTTTTCATCGTTATCGCAGAGGTCGCCAGAATTATATGTTGTTTGCTTTTGAGCACGCCTATTGGGTGTGTTACGCCGATGAGGTGCAAAAGGCTTTAGGAGAAACAGACATCCACAGCGCCAGTGGTCAAAGGGTGTTTGTGCAGGCCGCCAATGTGAAGAAGGTGTCCAACTGTTTGCCGCAGTTTCTGTATCAAGAAAGAGACGATGTAATGGGCGATAAGTGGTATGTCTTTAAGGTGTCCTATCAGAACAATCACGCGGATGAGCTGATCAGTCTGGAAGGCTCTAATCTGGAAAGTCCCTCGGCCTTTAATAAGAGTTTATTGAATAAGGCCGCCGGCGGGGTATTTAACGGCAGTAAAGCGGAGATGGACATCTTGCTGGACCGTTGGTTTAAGCAAATTAAGACCATTCATTCTATGCCTTATGTGGGTTATAACGCGGAGTTTTCTGTGTACGTGTATCAGTCGTTTGCGATTCACAAAGGACGAGAGATTCCGCTTAATGGAGAAGGCTATTTTGACCTGGGTTCCTTGGGGGTAAAAACCTCGATGAAGTCGCCAGCCATTGTATACGGCGAGCCCTTTACCGGAGAGTGGTTTGCGGATTTACAAGCGGCGTTTGGGGAAAATGGTTTAGTGGTGTTGGGGTTTTGGACGGCCACCTTATTTGTCCAGCAGATTCGTAAGCAGCATAAGTCCTTTCCTTTTTTGGAAATGACAGGGGAGCCCGGCGCTGGCAAATCGACCTTGATTGAAACCTTGTGGCATCTGTTGGGACGAGATTATGAAGGTTTTGATCCACAAAAAGCCACCAAAGCCGGGATTCGACGGGCCTTTAATCAGGTGTCGAATTTGCCTGTGGTGTTGATTGAAGGGGATCACATGGCGCAGGTGGATCATAAACAGCGGGGCTTTACCTTTGATTCCATTAAGCCTTTGTACGATGGTCGCGGCACCGGCACCTTGGGCATTGCCAAGCGTGGTAACGATACGGATGAACCCATGTTTAATGGTGCTTTGGTGATAGCACAAAATGCCTCAGTCACTGGCGAAGAAGCCTTGATGGAACGTATTGTACACCTTTTTTTCCGCACCGCGCCCTTGTCCACTCGGGCGCAAGCCATGCGTTTGCGAAATGCGTCTTTAAAGGAAATGGCGGGCTATTTGCCGCATGTATTGAAGCAAGAGCAGGCGTATTTGGCAGCCTTTTTTGCTTATACCGAGCGCTATGATGCGGCATTTCGCGCTGAGGAGGGCGTGGATCAAATCAAGCAGCGTTTGATTTTTAATCATGCACAGGTGATGGCATCGGTGGCGGCGCTGGGGTTGTTTTTTCCTCAATTAGAAACGGCCTTATCTCAGGTGTATGACTTGTTGTTGTCGCGTTTGCGTCAACGTCATCAAAGGCTCGCCGGAGACAGTGCATTATTGGAGCAGTTTTGGGAGATATTTCATTATATTGACGAGGGCGTGGCCACGGCGGACAGTCGTTTTGTGGCTGAACAGGCGACACGGCTCAATCATCATCGTCAGCCAGAACGCTATATTGCCATCAATTTGAATGACTTTTATGAGCAGTGTCGCAAGCACAATCAGCCTTTGCTGGAATTGCAGGAGTTAAAGCGTCAATTGCCCAGCTCACGGACTTATAAGTTTATCGAGCGCAAAAAGTACCGTTCAGCCTTAACGGAGAAGGTATCAAATTGTTGGTTATTTGCACGACAAACCTCGTCAGCAGGATGA
- a CDS encoding AbrB/MazE/SpoVT family DNA-binding domain-containing protein, which translates to MNIDAEVKKWGNSLALRINAVTAEALNLHQGSKVTYEILPDGLLIKPVVDTSANTWPYSESQLLAGIDKSNAHTDELAALDDSEWLD; encoded by the coding sequence ATGAACATTGATGCTGAAGTAAAAAAATGGGGTAACAGCCTGGCATTGCGCATCAATGCGGTAACGGCTGAAGCACTGAACCTACATCAAGGCAGTAAAGTGACCTATGAAATTTTGCCAGATGGTTTGTTGATCAAACCCGTGGTAGACACAAGCGCCAACACATGGCCTTATTCTGAGTCACAATTATTGGCTGGCATAGACAAAAGTAATGCTCACACGGATGAATTGGCAGCCCTTGATGATAGTGAATGGCTTGATTAA
- a CDS encoding type II toxin-antitoxin system PemK/MazF family toxin, whose protein sequence is MMQSHYVPDRKDIIWLDFEPKKGREIGKLRPALVLSSQVLNRQTGMIICLPISTSIRGGMLEVSLGDALNKPSVVVSNGVQTLDWKQRKAQFITKAEDHVYKEAVLKLATLMGVDQLLS, encoded by the coding sequence ATGATGCAGAGCCATTATGTACCGGATCGAAAGGACATTATTTGGTTGGATTTTGAGCCAAAGAAAGGAAGAGAAATCGGTAAGTTACGGCCCGCATTGGTGTTGTCTTCACAGGTCTTAAATCGTCAGACAGGGATGATTATCTGTTTGCCGATCAGCACCAGTATTCGGGGTGGTATGTTGGAGGTCTCGCTTGGCGATGCCTTGAACAAACCTTCTGTGGTGGTTTCAAATGGTGTGCAAACATTGGATTGGAAACAACGCAAAGCCCAGTTTATTACTAAAGCAGAGGACCATGTCTATAAGGAAGCGGTATTAAAATTGGCCACTTTGATGGGTGTGGATCAGCTCTTGAGCTAA
- a CDS encoding ogr/Delta-like zinc finger family protein yields MPTYSQDPQTMAFRVHCPNCNTPTVILYSNEITKDMDGIFAKDLYCQCRNPECLATSVVRVSHSHYVQPPRRHVLDMAKQLLKQEQQQNLPLGEPL; encoded by the coding sequence ATGCCAACTTATTCACAGGATCCGCAAACTATGGCCTTTCGTGTTCACTGCCCAAACTGCAATACCCCTACCGTTATTCTGTACAGCAACGAAATCACCAAAGACATGGATGGCATTTTTGCCAAGGACTTGTATTGCCAATGTCGCAACCCAGAATGCCTTGCCACTTCGGTGGTTAGGGTGTCACACAGCCATTATGTACAGCCCCCTCGTCGTCATGTACTAGACATGGCCAAACAATTATTGAAACAAGAACAGCAACAAAACTTACCTTTAGGAGAACCCTTATGA
- a CDS encoding phage tail protein, translating into MEKMTQLANYLASQDLFSSDQLSNWMEEVTLKIGAKDEGDRVLLYRMQYRAVLLIESYDYNANSLETFHAYVAIWLAENDTRSDLSSPHPNVAIDLLSDREADLELTLSFEEDIYISRSDQGSLTYQNENWSLQKSDYDVAESATVEASVADESSA; encoded by the coding sequence ATGGAAAAAATGACACAGCTGGCGAACTACCTAGCGTCACAAGATTTGTTTTCATCCGACCAGTTAAGCAACTGGATGGAAGAAGTCACGCTAAAAATTGGTGCCAAAGACGAAGGTGATCGCGTGTTGCTATATCGAATGCAATATCGTGCTGTGCTCTTGATTGAAAGCTACGACTACAACGCCAACTCCTTGGAAACCTTTCACGCTTATGTGGCCATTTGGCTGGCGGAAAATGATACAAGAAGTGATCTCAGTAGCCCACATCCCAATGTCGCGATTGATCTGTTAAGTGATCGTGAAGCCGATTTAGAACTGACTTTGTCCTTTGAAGAAGACATTTACATCAGTCGTTCTGATCAAGGTAGTTTGACTTATCAGAACGAAAATTGGTCGTTACAAAAAAGTGATTATGACGTTGCGGAATCCGCCACAGTGGAAGCCAGCGTTGCCGATGAGAGTTCGGCATGA